In the Candidatus Aegiribacteria sp. genome, GTATGAAATAGTTCAAAATCTCGATGGTCACAGAATAGAGATGGAAGGCTTCAGCCAGCTGATGACCCCCGGAAAGCCCATGCTTCCCATGAAACGATTCCAGATTCTGCTTCCCCCGGGCGCCAGAGCGGTATCTGTGGACGTGATCGGTTCCGGTGCAGATGAATTACCCTCTTATTACGACATTCAGCCATTCGAGGGAGTTCTCCCTCTTCTCAACACACCGTATCTGGAAGAAGAGCTTGTCAGGCTTGATGAAGAGTGGCATGCAAACCACGAAATCGTTTACCTCAGTGACCAACCGTATCCTGACAGGATCGCCTGGCTATCCGGAGCAGGCACCCTTCGCAAATACTCTTATGCATCGATAGCTTTCTGCCCGATCACCTATCATCCGATTTCCCGGCGGCTTATTTACCATGATCGTGTTGATGTAGCCATTAACTACACGCTGCCTGACGAGGGAGATGCCGAGGCGGAGCATATAGAGCGACTCCTTGCAGACTGCGTTGCCGATGAAAGGGCAGAGCGGCTTTTTATCAACTACCGGACATTCGCCGGACAATACACTTCCAGCAGAATTGAGGCGCAATTTGACGATCTGTACGATTACGTTATCGTAACCACCAGCGACCTGATCGGCTCTGTTACATCATCCGCTTTTCCCGCATGGAAGGCGGAACTCGGGTACAGTCTGAAAACCGTTCTTACAACCGACCCTTTGATAGCTGATCAGCCGGGTGTGGATCTGGAGGAGCAGATAAGGAACTTCCTCAGGGAGTACTACGGGCTATGGGGAATTGAATATGTACTCTTTGTAGGTGACTATGCCACAGTCCCGATGCGTATATGCTATCCTGACTCGTCTTTTCACGTATATGATCCGTCCAATCCAAATCTTTTCGCGCCAGGTACGCCCACCGACCAGTACTACACAGACTTGTCCTATCCTGATTCGCTGTCCTGGGATCTGGACGGAGATGGATTTGTCGGTGAGTACAACCAGGATCTTCCCGACTTTCTTCCGGAGATCTATGTTGGAAGGATTCCGGTGAATGACACCGGTCGTATTACGTACACCCTTAATAAAACCGTTACTTTTGAGCAGGATGCCGGGAGCTGGAAAAAGAATGTTCTCCATCCGACCACCATTCTGTTTTTTGAGAATCAGAATTTCAGCGGATATCCGTTTATTGACGGAGCTTCTGTGATAGACTCCATCGAAACCGGTCTTATGGACGGCTGGAATATCACACACATGAGTGAACAGTTTGGTATCGTGACATCTCTGTTCGATTGGCCAGCTGTGAGTGAGGGTGTATTTATCAATCATTGGCGCAACGGCCAGTTTGCGGTGGTCAACTGGTCAGGACATGGCTGGTCTAACAGTGTCTCTCGGTCGGTTTGGGAATGGGATGACGGTGATGGTGTTCCCGAATCGAGTAATGGAGAGTTTTATAACCTCTCGTTGCTTAACACTGTTACTTCAACCAATCTGGATGATGATTATCCTTCGGTTGTATTTGCGATCTCGTGCAATGTGGGTTATCCTGAACCAAACGCATGGGGGAACCTGGGCATTGACCTTGCAACTAAACCGGGGTCTGGCTCAGCGGTAGGCATGGTGAGCGCTTCGAGACCTTCGGCTATCTCGTCAGACTGGAAAAATAACCCCGGCGGAGCGGAGCAGATATGCTTCGATTTCAACCGTTACCTTATAAGTGAAGGCGAGCATGTGGGAGTTGCCCTGTACGACGGCAAGTACGATGCTACGACCGTTTACGGCTGGTCACATATCTACGAGTACGGGAATCTATACAATGTCAACCTTTTTGGTGATCCATCTCTGGAGGTTGCAGGCTACCCGACCGGTATTGAGGGGGGGGAAACAGCTCCGGGAATGATGCCCCCTTCTCTTTTCCCTGCATATCCCAATCCGTTCACGTCATCGACAGCATTAC is a window encoding:
- a CDS encoding T9SS type A sorting domain-containing protein, with the protein product MKNVALNTSRWSRCTSSGVLLQMFVLLAVTSIAAAYSGSLVVSLHSGEYEIVQNLDGHRIEMEGFSQLMTPGKPMLPMKRFQILLPPGARAVSVDVIGSGADELPSYYDIQPFEGVLPLLNTPYLEEELVRLDEEWHANHEIVYLSDQPYPDRIAWLSGAGTLRKYSYASIAFCPITYHPISRRLIYHDRVDVAINYTLPDEGDAEAEHIERLLADCVADERAERLFINYRTFAGQYTSSRIEAQFDDLYDYVIVTTSDLIGSVTSSAFPAWKAELGYSLKTVLTTDPLIADQPGVDLEEQIRNFLREYYGLWGIEYVLFVGDYATVPMRICYPDSSFHVYDPSNPNLFAPGTPTDQYYTDLSYPDSLSWDLDGDGFVGEYNQDLPDFLPEIYVGRIPVNDTGRITYTLNKTVTFEQDAGSWKKNVLHPTTILFFENQNFSGYPFIDGASVIDSIETGLMDGWNITHMSEQFGIVTSLFDWPAVSEGVFINHWRNGQFAVVNWSGHGWSNSVSRSVWEWDDGDGVPESSNGEFYNLSLLNTVTSTNLDDDYPSVVFAISCNVGYPEPNAWGNLGIDLATKPGSGSAVGMVSASRPSAISSDWKNNPGGAEQICFDFNRYLISEGEHVGVALYDGKYDATTVYGWSHIYEYGNLYNVNLFGDPSLEVAGYPTGIEGGETAPGMMPPSLFPAYPNPFTSSTALRLTLPTSSKVLAVVYDISGRQVASLMEEMRPAGELLLFWDGRDNSGESLGQGIYFAVITVGNHQAVRRMMLLR